The Candidatus Mycolicibacterium alkanivorans genome contains a region encoding:
- a CDS encoding transposase, with protein sequence MVSAASGPPRQPVFAELGQECAAGNFKGGYGFHPLTAWCDNTGELLAVIARSGNAGSNTAADHIAIIDAAIAAVPARWRRNLLVSIDGAGSSHAVVEHLTALNARPGWSVQYSVGFDLDERVRTAIGQTPEQVWEAALDAAGKARGDAQVAEVTGLLRHSTGGDRLDTWPDGMRILVRREEIETGAQLSLFEQANGYRYQPLATAAAGGQAQRLEARHRVHARVEGFIRCGKATGLAKWPSGSFAINTAWITAAAIAIDLLCWTRLLLLDGALAKAEPATLRYRLLHAAARLVSHARMLILRIPEPWPWAEDFADAFNRVRAIP encoded by the coding sequence GTGGTCTCGGCTGCTAGTGGCCCGCCGCGCCAGCCGGTTTTTGCCGAGCTCGGTCAGGAATGCGCGGCGGGAAACTTCAAGGGCGGCTATGGATTTCACCCGCTTACGGCGTGGTGCGACAATACCGGGGAGCTGCTGGCGGTCATCGCACGCAGCGGGAACGCGGGGTCGAACACGGCCGCCGATCACATCGCGATCATCGACGCCGCGATCGCCGCGGTACCCGCGCGGTGGCGGCGCAACCTGCTGGTCAGCATCGACGGCGCCGGATCCAGCCACGCCGTGGTCGAGCACCTCACCGCGCTGAACGCCCGGCCGGGCTGGTCGGTGCAGTACTCGGTCGGATTCGACCTAGACGAGCGGGTCCGCACCGCGATCGGGCAGACCCCCGAGCAGGTGTGGGAGGCCGCGCTCGACGCCGCCGGCAAGGCGCGCGGGGACGCGCAGGTCGCCGAGGTGACCGGGCTGCTGCGGCACAGTACCGGCGGCGATCGGCTCGACACCTGGCCGGACGGGATGCGGATCCTGGTGCGACGGGAGGAGATCGAGACCGGCGCGCAGCTATCGCTGTTCGAGCAGGCCAACGGCTACCGCTACCAGCCGCTGGCCACCGCCGCCGCCGGCGGGCAGGCCCAACGATTGGAGGCTCGACACCGGGTACACGCCCGCGTGGAGGGGTTCATCCGCTGCGGCAAAGCGACCGGCCTGGCCAAATGGCCATCCGGGTCGTTCGCGATCAACACCGCCTGGATCACCGCGGCCGCGATCGCGATCGACCTGCTGTGCTGGACGCGGCTGCTGCTGCTCGACGGCGCCCTCGCCAAGGCCGAGCCCGCCACCCTGCGCTACCGGCTGCTGCACGCCGCTGCCCGCCTCGTCTCCCATGCCCGCATGCTGATCCTCCGCATCCCCGAACCCTGGCCCTGGGCAGAAGATTTCGCCGACGCGTTCAACCGCGTCCGCGCTATCCCCTGA
- a CDS encoding transposase family protein: MKFRGLWYSGEHKTQGGNVQILADPAGFPVWSSEVEPGSVHDITAARAHCLGALYEAAADGLPTLADKGYEGAGIGVHSPVKGRDLDVANRSYNTLLTAIRAIGERANAELKERWRCLRRIRRCPTRIGQIVAAAIVLSTLQRGNY; the protein is encoded by the coding sequence GTGAAATTTCGAGGCCTGTGGTACTCGGGCGAGCACAAGACCCAGGGCGGCAACGTGCAGATCCTCGCCGACCCGGCCGGGTTCCCGGTGTGGTCCAGCGAGGTCGAACCGGGCAGCGTGCATGACATCACCGCTGCCCGCGCACACTGTCTGGGCGCACTGTACGAGGCCGCCGCCGACGGGCTACCGACGTTGGCGGACAAGGGATATGAGGGCGCCGGGATCGGGGTGCACAGCCCGGTCAAAGGCCGTGACCTCGATGTCGCCAATCGCAGCTACAACACGCTGCTGACCGCGATTCGGGCGATCGGGGAACGCGCCAATGCCGAACTCAAAGAACGCTGGCGGTGTCTTCGGCGAATCAGACGGTGCCCAACCAGAATTGGCCAGATTGTTGCTGCCGCAATCGTCCTATCAACTCTCCAGAGGGGAAACTACTGA